From a region of the Nitrospira sp. genome:
- a CDS encoding DUF1207 domain-containing protein, translated as MLSLLPAHPALGEESSRVDCRYEGIGTVSSGHAGASALEPFPENDVFRPLWADPKQPQLFAALQGVRVRSNDSSVNLGSVGFGENIGLVGRRDGCNGWQVGLLGGVFAQFDLDSGSTDLINADYVIGIPVSWRRGLFSTRARLYHQSSHLGDEFLLRDPQFNRVNLSFEALEAILSLDAPGGWGRVYAGGSYLIHREPATLDRIGVQWGVELRGRTVVAPILRTQMPRLRLTPVFGADFKSFEELSWMVNTNVVGGIEWSKAGADRRLRLLANYYHGFAPYGQFFALEVEWFGIGLYFSF; from the coding sequence TGGGTGAAGAATCGAGCAGGGTGGACTGCCGCTATGAAGGAATCGGGACGGTCTCGTCCGGTCACGCTGGTGCCTCGGCGCTGGAGCCCTTCCCGGAGAACGACGTCTTTCGACCACTGTGGGCCGATCCGAAGCAGCCACAGCTCTTCGCCGCCTTGCAGGGGGTCCGCGTCCGTTCCAATGACAGCTCCGTCAACCTCGGTTCGGTTGGGTTCGGTGAGAACATTGGTTTGGTTGGACGAAGGGATGGTTGTAACGGCTGGCAGGTCGGTTTGCTCGGCGGGGTCTTTGCGCAGTTCGATCTTGATTCCGGCTCCACTGATCTCATCAATGCGGATTATGTGATCGGAATTCCTGTCTCGTGGCGTCGCGGGCTCTTCTCGACCCGTGCGCGGCTGTATCATCAGAGCAGCCACCTCGGCGATGAGTTTCTATTGAGAGACCCCCAGTTCAATCGTGTGAACCTGAGTTTCGAAGCGCTTGAAGCCATCCTCTCTCTCGATGCGCCAGGAGGGTGGGGACGAGTATACGCCGGCGGAAGTTACCTGATACACAGGGAACCGGCCACACTGGACAGGATCGGGGTGCAGTGGGGGGTTGAGCTGCGAGGACGGACCGTCGTCGCTCCGATTTTGAGGACACAAATGCCCAGGCTTCGCCTCACGCCCGTCTTTGGGGCCGACTTTAAGAGTTTTGAAGAACTGAGCTGGATGGTCAATACCAACGTGGTGGGCGGCATAGAATGGTCGAAGGCCGGCGCGGACCGGCGCCTCCGGTTGTTGGCGAACTACTATCACGGGTTTGCTCCCTACGGGCAGTTCTTCGCCCTGGAGGTCGAATGGTTCGGCATTGGGCTGTACTTCTCGTTTTGA
- a CDS encoding cytochrome c yields MNVLAHALFILLILIGAIQGSDLWAAGGDASKGKPLYEENCMVCHGRGGKGDGYRLFNPPPADLTSSAVQEKLDAALLRTIHEGRPNTAMGTWKYVLSDEEARDVLAYVRSLSR; encoded by the coding sequence ATGAATGTGTTGGCTCATGCGCTGTTTATCCTCCTCATACTCATTGGGGCGATTCAGGGATCCGACCTGTGGGCTGCTGGAGGTGATGCCTCCAAAGGAAAGCCGCTGTATGAGGAGAATTGCATGGTCTGTCATGGCCGGGGAGGCAAGGGGGATGGCTATCGCCTGTTCAATCCACCACCGGCCGACCTGACCTCCTCCGCCGTTCAGGAAAAACTTGATGCCGCCTTGCTCAGGACCATTCATGAGGGACGACCGAATACGGCGATGGGAACGTGGAAGTACGTCCTTTCCGATGAGGAGGCCCGTGACGTGCTTGCGTATGTGCGGTCTCTCTCACGATGA